TATTTAAAGTCGTATTTCAAACATGTGTAgtgaaatgttattttatacatgttattttatattattttatacgACATATAACTTTTAATGTCGTACCGAGCAGCTGCTCTGGATGCCAATTGTTATCTACGTTCCAGCGTTGGCGTTCAACCAAGGTATTCGATGGTGTGGCTGGTGCATTACAcagaaaatgatttatttccgTCTTTTCTTCGCCAGTGACTGGTTTTAGCGTACACATAACTTCAGCGGTCGTTTGCATAATTTGCATGTTTTACACCAGCATTGTAAGGACTATCTATGTTGTTTGTGATTGAATGTAACTTaatgaatattatttttattagggAGGTCTAAAAGCGGTCGTTTGGACGGATGTGGTCCAATCTGGAGTGACATTAATGGCCTTGCTGGCAGTGCTCATCAAAGGGACGTACGATGTTGGAGGACTAGAGGAAGTGTTGAATCGAAATATTGCTGGTGATCGACTGGAAGCTCCAAGCTTTGATCCGAATCCCACACTTCGTCATTCTTTCTGGATCATGCTTTTTGGAGCGCCGGTGTGGGTATGTGAAGGTATAGCCTGCAGTCAAGACATGGTTCAGCGATTCCTATCCTTACCGACTCTCAAAGACGCTCGAAAAGCCTTGAAAGGGTTCGTGTTTGGATGGATAAGTGTAAATGTAATATTCTTCATGATCGGTATGCTGGTGTATGCCACGTATTATCGGTGTGATCCTCTGACGACAAAGTTGGCCAGAGCAAAGGATCAACTATTGCCACTGTTTGTGATGGAAACGTTTGCAGACTACCCGGGAATGACTGGAGTGTTTGTAGCAGGTATCTTTAGTGCGGCCCTCAGCTCGTTGTCATCGGCATTGAACGCTTTATCTGCCATCACGCtagaagattttttcaaaccatACAGGAAAAAGCCATTGACAGAAAATCAAATACGTTACATTATGCAAGGCTCTGTGTTGGTGTTCGGCGTATTGTCGGTATTGCTATCTTTGTTGGTAGAGCATCTAGGTACGGTGATGCAGCTGGCAATGACTTTAAGCTCTGCTTCAGCAGCACCATTGCTTGGGATGTTTGTCATGGGCATTTTGATGCCTTGGGTCAACGGAACTGTAAGTGTTTCGTGcatattcaaaaataatcCTGAAGAAAATCACTGAACTAATAGATTTTGTCTATTCTACAGGGAGCTATTTATGGTGGTACTATAGGCCTGCTAACGATGTTCTACATGTGCTACAATGCACAATATTCGATCGCTACGGGTAGCAGAACGTTCGACATGAAGCCTGTATCGGTGGAAAACTGTCCTTATGAGTTTTCTTACAATTCAACCTTGGACGATATCAATGGGGAGAAGGAGCTGGAGCTGATAGGGAAATCAATCTATCACATATCTTATATgtattttacactttttggTATGAGTGTAACTTGTCTGGCCGGAACAGTAGTGAGTTTGCTTTCGAAGATGGTTAGCAGACAACGTCCAGCAACTATTGATCCGAAGCTTTTGGCACCATGCATTAGAAAGTCGCAGTCCAATGGAATTGGTCTTACGATACAAAACGTCACGACAGATATAAAGTAAACTGAAATCGATAATGCAATTACCGAATGATCAGAATAAAAGTTCAATTTGCTTTATGGAGGATTATAGgaatatttaagattttaaaatgaaGGGAAGATTCAAGTGTCAGAAGCCTTATTGTAAACCGCACAGTTTCAGTGCAATATGACACATCGGTCGGATATATTAATACAGTACAATAACTGTGCATGTGCTATTAGCGTGGTAAGTACGAACGATTTATTATCTAAGGACAAGAGTTTAATGATAAACTTACTACTGACTACCGACTTACTACCGACGGACGAGTAAAATTAGGCGAAATGCGAAACCGGTGAAGAAGTTTAGTCCTAAACGAAAATATCAACATGATACATCTTTTCGATTTCCCCATCGATCCAGTCACGATAGTGAGGAACATTGACGTAAACTCCCGGCACACCCTGTGTACCACACTCGTAACCGAATGCGACCAATCCGACCACGTAGTACTGATTCTCAGATTGTGGTATCGGACACACGAGCGGAGATCCACCATCGCCACGACACGCATCCTTACCCGACTCGCCACCAGCACACAGGAAGCCCTGGTGCAGCCGGAAACTTCGGTTTAGCAGATGGCGACGGAGCACCCGCTGACAGTGACCGTTCGGTACGATCGGCAATTTGGTGCGCTTGAGCACGGACGAGTTGCGACCACGTTCGTCCTCACCCCAACCGGTAAAAAGGCACCGCTTATGATCGAAGTTAGCGTTCTGCGGAGGCAAACAGGCTATTCCAACTACCTCCGTAAAGTCGACGTGCTCGTCCAGGAACAGGATAGCGATATCGTTTAGCAGCAGTTCGCTGTAAAATTGGGGATGTGTAACGCTGGCTATGACAGCACGGTCCTGTGGCGGATAAATCTCAACCATGTGCTCCAGGTCCCATTCGCCCAAGCGTACCCGGAGATCACTGCTCGTACGATTCTCGATGCAGTGTGCGATCGTGATGACTACTTTCGAGTGAACCAGTGTACCACCGCACAGGTACAGCTCGTACTCGGCCTGTGCGGTGTACACGAATGCCATCCAAGGAAATTCACCtgtaataaaacaagaaaatgtaTTTAGATGAGTACTAAGTCtctttataaaatttcaaacacaccaaaaaaagggtaaaaattgtaaattcaaatttcGTTCTTCAGAAATGAccttcagtaaaaaaaaataatgcaaattaaaataaacttgataAAGCCCTTAGTGACTACAACCCAACAGCAGTCCTATAAACAGAGCGTTGTCCTGTCCATGGATAGATTACTGTTTATGGTCATACAGAAAACTTTTATCGCTATTAAGGCTGCATTATTTGCGACATAAAATCTCACCAACTTTATGCTAAAAGTTTATAAAACTCATCACCCTGCCCACTCACCATATTTGGCGCGCGTTTTATCCTTTTGCTCGACATGTCCAATGCCGTTGTTATTTCGCGCTGCACACACTATTTCGTTCCCGTCTGGTGGTTCGGTGtcctggaaaacaaaaccaaaaaatttggaaaccGTTAGAAGAGCCACGccatactgctgctgttaccgTGGCGCTGCGCGTACGAAAGGAGGTCATGCAGCAAGGTACCCTGTTCGAAAGCTTCCAAAAGTCAAGGGTCACATGTCTGTGCAAAAAAGTccattttttggcattttgttttggtaatctgttattttgttgctgttgttgctgttggttttcATTGAGGATCTCCTTGAAACTCGAGCTCATCTTATCAACATTCGCAAATGAAGCGCTTGTTCTACATGGTCGTAAagttgtgtgtgctgtttgctTGCCCATTCACACTCTTTGGCGTGAACAATGGtacatatttttaaagctcataaatttacattaaaaacataaagtCAAGTCTAAACACTACCTCTGCTTACCGGTGCACGGACGATACGATCGAATGGACAGCATTTGAGATGTGGTAACCGGCACTCGTCAGAGCTAGAACGATCGAAACTTGATACGCTGAGATTAAAGAGGATCGCCGATGGTGGCAGATCGTGACGAGGTAAGAGTTGGTATTGTTTCACTGTCGTCCCCCGCCCACCCCAGAATTACCTGAAAAAGTCCAGATGCACCTCATCGTACACGTTGACGCTGACAGGACGGCATAGTTCCGGTAGAATGCATAGTCCTCCACTGCAACGCTATGATGACATGGAAATGCAAGCCAATGCTCTGGTTAGTGTCAAAAACGATCGATAACACTCCTCGGTGATCATGTACCCAGGTGGTTGGTTCGGTTGCTTGTATAGAGCCCGGTAGTCGTTGGTGGAGCCAAAGCAGCAGTAACAGAAATCCCGACCGTACCAGCATCGGTCTGTTCACTTTGGGAATCCGGATACTTGAGCGAAAGGGATGCACTGCAATGCAGAAAACCACACACCCGTCACATAAACGTCAAATGGCACTAACAAACACACTCCAGCTGGACGAGCGTTCCGAACGCACACTGCACTTATTTCTCACGCTTTTCGATCGACCGTGGCTTATCAGCTGCTGTGCGTGTATATATGCCGTTGTTGCTCGACTACACAACATTCCCACTGGACAACGGTcgacgcagcagc
This genomic window from Anopheles maculipalpis chromosome 2RL, idAnoMacuDA_375_x, whole genome shotgun sequence contains:
- the LOC126557539 gene encoding sodium-coupled monocarboxylate transporter 1-like, coding for MASDWLSTSDSGNALHNANNTSKQTIDSIGRSLQHFEWPDYVVFAWMLVSCIMIGIYFGYRSHQKHRNGVRSSGNESEAQDYLVGGRKMQIFPVAVSLVASWVSGVPMLGTATEIYLYGTQFCYIVISMMLAGTLMHYLFLPVFHELQITSTFEYLQLRFDSRMRLFGSILFTLACLLWMPIVIYVPALAFNQVTGFSVHITSAVVCIICMFYTSIGGLKAVVWTDVVQSGVTLMALLAVLIKGTYDVGGLEEVLNRNIAGDRLEAPSFDPNPTLRHSFWIMLFGAPVWVCEGIACSQDMVQRFLSLPTLKDARKALKGFVFGWISVNVIFFMIGMLVYATYYRCDPLTTKLARAKDQLLPLFVMETFADYPGMTGVFVAGIFSAALSSLSSALNALSAITLEDFFKPYRKKPLTENQIRYIMQGSVLVFGVLSVLLSLLVEHLGTVMQLAMTLSSASAAPLLGMFVMGILMPWVNGTGAIYGGTIGLLTMFYMCYNAQYSIATGSRTFDMKPVSVENCPYEFSYNSTLDDINGEKELELIGKSIYHISYMYFTLFGMSVTCLAGTVVSLLSKMVSRQRPATIDPKLLAPCIRKSQSNGIGLTIQNVTTDIK
- the LOC126558370 gene encoding phenoloxidase-activating factor 2-like isoform X3 codes for the protein MLVRSGFLLLLLWLHQRLPGSIQATEPTTWRCSGGLCILPELCRPVSVNVYDEVHLDFFSSDECRLPHLKCCPFDRIVRAPDTEPPDGNEIVCAARNNNGIGHVEQKDKTRAKYGEFPWMAFVYTAQAEYELYLCGGTLVHSKVVITIAHCIENRTSSDLRVRLGEWDLEHMVEIYPPQDRAVIASVTHPQFYSELLLNDIAILFLDEHVDFTEVVGIACLPPQNANFDHKRCLFTGWGEDERGRNSSVLKRTKLPIVPNGHCQRVLRRHLLNRSFRLHQGFLCAGGESGKDACRGDGGSPLVCPIPQSENQYYVVGLVAFGYECGTQGVPGVYVNVPHYRDWIDGEIEKMYHVDIFV
- the LOC126558370 gene encoding phenoloxidase-activating factor 2-like isoform X2, with translation MLVRSGFLLLLLWLHQRLPGSIQATEPTTWRCSGGLCILPELCRPVSVNVYDEVHLDFFSFDRSSSDECRLPHLKCCPFDRIVRAPDTEPPDGNEIVCAARNNNGIGHVEQKDKTRAKYGEFPWMAFVYTAQAEYELYLCGGTLVHSKVVITIAHCIENRTSSDLRVRLGEWDLEHMVEIYPPQDRAVIASVTHPQFYSELLLNDIAILFLDEHVDFTEVVGIACLPPQNANFDHKRCLFTGWGEDERGRNSSVLKRTKLPIVPNGHCQRVLRRHLLNRSFRLHQGFLCAGGESGKDACRGDGGSPLVCPIPQSENQYYVVGLVAFGYECGTQGVPGVYVNVPHYRDWIDGEIEKMYHVDIFV
- the LOC126558370 gene encoding phenoloxidase-activating factor 2-like isoform X1, coding for MLVRSGFLLLLLWLHQRLPGSIQATEPTTWRCSGGLCILPELCRPVSVNVYDEVHLDFFSVSSFDRSSSDECRLPHLKCCPFDRIVRAPDTEPPDGNEIVCAARNNNGIGHVEQKDKTRAKYGEFPWMAFVYTAQAEYELYLCGGTLVHSKVVITIAHCIENRTSSDLRVRLGEWDLEHMVEIYPPQDRAVIASVTHPQFYSELLLNDIAILFLDEHVDFTEVVGIACLPPQNANFDHKRCLFTGWGEDERGRNSSVLKRTKLPIVPNGHCQRVLRRHLLNRSFRLHQGFLCAGGESGKDACRGDGGSPLVCPIPQSENQYYVVGLVAFGYECGTQGVPGVYVNVPHYRDWIDGEIEKMYHVDIFV